A genomic window from Candidatus Protochlamydia phocaeensis includes:
- a CDS encoding segregation and condensation protein A — MIQKHDHFALNNFEGPLDFLLYLIQKDEMEICDIPIQELTQQFLQKLSEWQAHYLERGAEFVGTVAYLVWLKSKMLLPQQDVVSEGEELEEDPHFEIIHHLIDYCRFKQAAKELAVRQEQQQACYFRGASPVEWKKPMGIDHVSLAELASLFKDMMSRASQAKGFIQEENWRVSDKIRLIRQLLEQQEIWPFEALFTLERPRLEMIVTFLAVLELMKMGLIGVGKHLDSSQLVLFAKQQGSA, encoded by the coding sequence ATGATTCAAAAACACGATCACTTTGCTTTAAATAACTTTGAAGGCCCGCTCGATTTTCTTCTTTATCTTATTCAAAAAGACGAGATGGAGATCTGCGACATTCCCATACAAGAGTTAACCCAACAATTTTTGCAAAAACTCAGTGAATGGCAAGCGCATTATTTGGAGAGGGGGGCAGAATTTGTCGGAACGGTCGCCTACCTGGTTTGGCTAAAGAGCAAAATGCTTCTTCCTCAACAAGACGTGGTAAGCGAGGGCGAAGAGCTGGAAGAAGATCCGCATTTTGAAATTATCCATCATTTGATCGATTATTGCCGTTTCAAACAAGCGGCAAAAGAGCTAGCTGTCCGCCAAGAGCAGCAACAGGCGTGTTATTTTCGAGGCGCTTCCCCTGTCGAATGGAAAAAACCCATGGGAATCGACCATGTCTCTTTGGCAGAACTCGCTTCCTTATTTAAAGATATGATGAGCCGCGCCTCTCAAGCCAAAGGCTTCATTCAAGAAGAAAACTGGCGCGTCAGCGATAAGATCCGCTTGATCCGCCAATTATTGGAACAGCAAGAGATATGGCCATTCGAAGCATTATTTACCCTTGAGAGGCCTCGCCTGGAAATGATTGTCACATTTCTGGCTGTATTGGAACTGATGAAAATGGGCCTGATCGGCGTAGGAAAACACTTGGATTCCTCACAGCTCGTCCTATTTGCTAAACAACAAGGATCCGCATGA